The following are from one region of the Aspergillus chevalieri M1 DNA, chromosome 1, nearly complete sequence genome:
- a CDS encoding FAD-dependent oxidoreductase (COG:C,H;~EggNog:ENOG410PPDP;~InterPro:IPR036188,IPR002938;~PFAM:PF01494;~TransMembrane:1 (i28-48o);~go_function: GO:0071949 - FAD binding [Evidence IEA]): MRRYKQLDPYFLILSSFYRRIEVEMAGILEDVAIIGAGVGGAALAIALHQRSIPCRIYEARSEDAQAIGSGVTLGPNGCQVLDKLGLLKQVALRCFRSELHELKDAEGNTTGNCNPVTEQLYGYKNHRLYRQALIEEMKVKLKECEVPVEYNARFQKVVDEADDCVTFLINGRLERATLLVGSDGINSAVRKHVTSELPEYMGLASVYGHVLTDRVPWPSKSFNKNATIQDSPGALFMAPEVPDGSKLMVGRQFAHPPLDRANWEALAKDKDKLCALICKDYDKWHPLAQSILDQVEIERNGLLLWSYHYMPKLARWSSPTGRVIIIGDAAHAIPPSSGQGVNQAFEDSHTLAVLLSSLSPKMNLNEAMDFWHGLRQKRIDRIMEMTDATNRKRLPAGQRSVCGKTDGDQDQLLGNPMKWLFVPTTEDDIATWISSRI; this comes from the exons ATGCGACGTTATAAACAGCTCGACCCCTATTTCTTGATTCTGTCGTCTTTCTATCGCAGAATCGAGGTTGAAATGGCTGGTATACTAGAAGACGTCGCAATCATTGGTGCGGGAGTTGGC GGCGCTGCTTTGGCTATTGCCTTACACCAAAGATCCATTCCATGTCGCATCTACGAGGCTAGAAGTGAAGATGCTCAGGCAATTGGCAGTGGAGTGACCCTAGGTCCAAATGGCTGTCAGGTACTCGACAAACTCGGTCTCTTAAAGCAAGTCGCTTTGCGGTGTTTCCGTTCAGAGCTGCACGAGTTAAAGGATGCTGAAGGCAACACTACCGGCAATTGCAACCCTGTCACAGAGCAGCTTTATGGGTATAAGAATCATCGCCTTTACCGCCAAGCTTTGATCGAAGAGATGAAAGTGAAGCTAAAGGAGTGCGAGGTCCCTGTTGAGTACAATGCCAGATTTCAAAAGGTAGTCGACGAAGCAGACGACTGTGTTACATTCCTGATCAATGGCAGGCTGGAACGAGCCACCCTGCTTGTTGGGTCTGATGGTATCAACTCGGCTGTCCGCAAGCATGTTACCTCGGAGCTACCTGAGTATATGGGCCTGGCATCCGTCTACGGCCATGTGCTAACAGACAGAGTTCCGTGGCCTAGCAAAAGCTTCAACAAGAACGCTACTATCCAGGACAGTCCTGGAGCACTGTTCATGGCCCCTGAGGTACCCGACGGCTCTAAGCTGATGGTCGGCAGACAATTTGCCCACCCCCCACTTGACCGTGCAAATTGGGAAGCTTTAGCAAAGGACAAGGACAAACTCTGTGCCCTGATCTGCAAGGACTATGACAAATGGCACCCCCTGGCCCAGTCCATTCTGGACCAGGTAGAGATAGAAAGAAACGGACTGCTGCTCTGGTCTTACCATTACATGCCAAAGTTAGCACGCTGGTCCTCCCCCACCGGACGCGTCATTATCATTGGCGATGCAGCACACGCTATACCACCCTCTTCAGGTCAGGGCGTCAACCAAGCGTTTGAAGACTCTCATACGCTCGCTGTGTTGTTGAGTTCATTATCACCGAAGATGAACTTGAACGAGGCAATGGACTTCTGGCATGGCTTGCGTCAGAAACGCATCGATAGGATCATGGAAATGACCGATGCAACTAACAGGAAAAGACTCCCGGCTGGTCAGCGATCTGTCTGTGGGAAAACGGATGGGGATCAGGATCAGCTCCTGGGGAACCCGATGAAGTGGCTCTTCGTGCCCACGACGGAGGATGATATTGCGACCTGGATTAGTTCTCGTATTTAG